A section of the Malania oleifera isolate guangnan ecotype guangnan chromosome 2, ASM2987363v1, whole genome shotgun sequence genome encodes:
- the LOC131149070 gene encoding uncharacterized protein LOC131149070, with translation MAADVSSVLRILRGHMEEPVENDSGNANSQVLITRDLLGDWSSKDLDLDFKRADHSRETRKLQDLNFPPSYSSSPLGVSDEGSLDLRLFPFPSRHCQSVCTLEKVKSALDRAEREGAGQKRSSSSESPAKAPQLQPSSSSYSSIKEEEDDVDDANDNDDDDEDEKRSSSSSFAAACPGCLLYVLTWESNPRCPRCQSIVPSPGALKKPRIDLNAPF, from the exons ATGGCGGCAGATGTAAGCTCTGTGTTGAGAATATTGCGGGGACACATGGAAGAGCCGGTGGAGAACGATTCTGGGAACGCCAATTCGCAGGTTCTGATCACGAGGGACTTGCTCGGAGATTGGTCCAGTAAGGATTTGGATCTCGATTTCAAG CGAGCCGATCATAGCAGGGAGACGAGAAAGCTTCAAGATTTGAACTTTCCGCCCTCGTATTCATCGTCGCCGTTGGGTGTCTCCGACGAAGGAAGCTTGGATTTGAGGCTCTTCCCGTTTCCATCGCGCCATTGCCAGAGCGTTTGCACCTTGGAGAAGGTGAAATCGGCTCTTGACAGAGCCGAAAGAGAAGGCGCCGGCCAGAAACGGTCATCATCCTCAGAGTCTCCGGCGAAAGCACCCCAATTGCAGCCATCATCGTCTTCGTATTCCTCAAttaaggaagaagaagatgatgttGATGACGccaatgataatgatgatgatgatgaagatgagaaGAGGTCGTCGTCATCGTCGTTCGCAGCTGCGTGCCCTGGGTGCCTGCTATACGTTCTGACATGGGAGAGCAACCCAAGGTGCCCTCGATGCCAGTCCATTGTTCCTTCTCCCGGGGCGCTGAAGAAACCCAGAATTGATCTCAACGCACCCTTCTGA